A region of Lycium barbarum isolate Lr01 chromosome 3, ASM1917538v2, whole genome shotgun sequence DNA encodes the following proteins:
- the LOC132633593 gene encoding beta-glucuronosyltransferase GlcAT14A-like, with protein MMMLKILLSWNWRSGQGVRLSIFIAAALLLLVVGVLCSRFDQYRITNIPDYASIIDAANDTSTERTKMIHPSKGPGDPPILAYWIFGFKGESKRMLRLLKAVYHPRNQYLLHLLDGEDGDEDRMELAVSVESEHVFRAFGNVNVVGKSYAVNHMAESGASALAAMLHAAALLLRISPLWDWFFTLSSSDYPLFTQDDILFALTSLPRDLNFIGFTNKSINQKGQDNFNRIVVDPSLYLKQADPLYYAVETREIPTAFDTFEGSPWMALSRAFMEHCIKGWDNFPRKLLMYYANVVSPLESYFHTVLCNSPEFRNTIVNQDLRYSVPVNISNYDYLVNKWAISARPFKEGDPTLDELDRSILHRAPQGLVRGKWCNYGGPNSTCSNSTNWDDIDSLSPGFYGQKLKNIMSNFTAGNRTNHCRGSSY; from the exons ATGATGATGCTTAAGATATTACTTTCCTGGAATTGGAGAAGTGGTCAAGGTGTTCGGCTTTCAATTTTCATTGCAGCTGCTTTGCTACTTTTAGTTGTAGGAGTCCTCTGCAGCAGATTTGATCAGTACAGGATAACGAATATTCCAGATTACGCTAGCATAATTGATGCTGCTAATGATACATCAACAGAGAGAACAAAGATGATCCATCCATCAAAAGGACCTGGTGATCCTCCAATCCTAGCTTATTGGATTTTTGGTTTCAAAGGGGAAAGTAAAAGAATGTTGAGGCTGTTAAAAGCAGTGTATCACCCAAGAAACCAGTACCTTTTGCACCTTCTTGATGGGGAAGACGGGGATGAAGACAGGATGGAATTAGCTGTTTCTGTTGAATCTGAACATGTATTTCGTGCATTTGGGAATGTGAACGTCGTCGGTAAAAGTTATGCAGTGAATCACATGGCGGAATCAGGCGCCTCTGCTCTCGCTGCCATGCTTCATGCTGCAGCTTTGCTCCTTCGAATTAGTCCACTATGGGACTGGTTTTTCACCTTAAGCTCTTCAGACTACCCGCTTTTTACTCAAGATG ATATCTTATTTGCTCTCACTTCCTTGCCAAGGGATCTCAATTTCATAGGCTTCACCAATAAGTCTATTAACCAAAAGGG GCAAGACAACTTCAATCGGATTGTTGTCGATCCCAGCCTATACTTAAAACAGGCTGATCCCCTTTACTATGCTGTAGAGACTAGAGAAATACCAAcagcttttgatacatttgaag GTTCCCCATGGATGGCATTGAGCAGAGCTTTTATGGAGCACTGCATCAAAGGTTGGGACAATTTTCCTCGAAAATTACTTATGTACTACGCCAATGTAGTATCCCCTCTCGAGTCCTACTTCCACACCGTACTATGCAATTCCCCAGAATTTAGGAATACAATAGTAAACCAGGATCTAAGGTACTCCGTGCCTGTAAATATTTCAAACTACGACTATCTTGTGAACAAATGGGCAATATCTGCTCGGCCATTTAAAGAAGGTGATCCTACTTTAGACGAGCTCGACAGATCTATCCTACATCGCGCGCCGCAAGGGCTGGTCCGTGGGAAATGGTGCAATTATGGAGGACCCAATTCTACTTGTTCCAACTCCACTAATTGGGATGACATTGATTCATTGAGCCCGGGATTTTATGGCCAAAAGCTTAAAAATATTATGTCCAATTTTACTGCTGGAAACCGAACCAATCATTGTCGCGGCAGTTCATATTAA
- the LOC132633594 gene encoding kelch repeat-containing protein At3g27220-like encodes MRIGKATKSTTKLVFICVALLGAFLLVDLLWASSSSSFNWAFSTSNVLVFPSQTLPKATKEEKSNKKGDGRILSTTFADLPAPELKWEKMATSPVPRLDGAAIQINDLLFVFAGYGTIDHVHSHVDIYNFTSNSWGGTFNMPKEMAHSHLGMVTDGRYIYVVTGQYGPQCRGPTARNFVLDTKTKQWQDLPPLPVPRYAPATQLWRGRLHVMGGSKENRHTPGLEHWSLAVKDGKALETEWRTEVPIPRGGPHRACVVFDDRLYVLGGQEGDFMAKPGSPIFKCSRRNEVVYDDVYMLDDDMTWKVLPPMPKPDSHIEFAWAIVNRTLVIVGGTTDKHPNTKKMTLVGEILQFQFDTQTWKVLGKLPYRVKTTLVGFWNGWLYFTSGQRDKGPDDPSPRKVIGEMWRTKLKLL; translated from the exons ATGAGAATAGGCAAGGCAACTAAGAGCACCACCAAGTTGGTCTTTATTTGTGTGGCCCTCTTGGGTGCCTTTCTTCTTGTAGATCTGCTCTGggcttcctcctcctcctctttcaACTGGGCATTTTCTACTTCCAATGTTCTCGTCTTTCCTAGTCAAACCCTCCCCAAG GCGACAAAGGAGGAGAAGAGTAACAAAAAAGGAGATGGGAGGATTTTATCAACTACCTTTGCCGATTTGCCAGCCCCAGAATTGAAGTGGGAGAAGATGGCAACATCACCTGTGCCTCGTCTTGATGGTGCTGCTATCCAGATCAACGACCTTCTCTTCGTCTTTGCTGGTTATGGTACCATTGATCAT GTTCATTCGCATGTGGATATTTACAATTTCACATCTAACTCTTGGGGAGGGACATTCAATATGCCTAAAGAAATGGCTCATTCACACTTGGGTATGGTTACTGATGGGAGATATATTTACGTTGTTACTGGGCAATACGGTCCCCAGTGCAGGGGTCCGACTGCACGGAATTTTGTTCTTGATACCAAAACGAAGCAATGGCAGGACTTGCCTCCTTTACCAGTCCCAAG GTATGCGCCTGCAACACAGCTTTGGAGAGGCAGGCTTCATGTAATGGGTGGGAGCAAAGAGAATCGGCATACCCCAGGGTTAGAGCATTGGAGTCTTGCTGTTAAGGATGGAAAAGCTTTAGAAACGGAGTGGCGGACTGAGGTACCCATTCCTCGTGGTGGACCTCACAG GGCCTGTGTTGTGTTTGATGACCGACTTTATGTCCTTGGTGGTCAAGAGGGTGATTTCATGGCTAAACCTGGATCACCTATTTTCAAATGCTCTCGTAGAAATGAG GttgtatatgatgatgtttacATGTTAGATGATGATATGACATGGAAAGTGTTGCCTCCCATGCCAAAGCCAGATTCCCATATAGAGTTTGCTTGGGCTATTGTCAACAGGACTCTTGTGATTGTTGGAGGAACTACTGATAAGCACCCAAATACCAAAAAGATGACCCTCGTTGGAGAAATACTCCAGTTTCAATTCGATACACAG ACATGGAAAGTTTTAGGCAAACTCCCTTACCGTGTAAAAACAACTCTTGTTGGCTTCTGGAACGGATGGCTGTACTTCACATCAGGACAAAGAGACAAAGGACCAGATGACCCATCACCAAGAAAGGTCATTGGAGAGATGTGGAGAACTAAACTAAAGTTGTTATGA